The genomic segment AGGAAAGAGCTGACAGAGAGGCTTGTTCAAAAAGGATTTGATACAGACACGGTTGACTCTACAATCGCTGCCCTTGAGCAGGAAGGTTTCATAAGGGATAGTGCCCTGGCGTCTGAGCTCCTCAGGGTTGCTGTAGAGGGGAAGGGTCTTGGCAGAGAAGGCATAAGGGCTTTGCTCACAAAGAGGGGCATAGAAAGAGAGCTTATAAAAGAGACCCTGTCAGGTCTTACAAAAGAAACAGAAGAGGAAACAGC from the Nitrospirota bacterium genome contains:
- a CDS encoding regulatory protein RecX, with product MRGSPAEEARVYALRLLSYRSRSRKELTERLVQKGFDTDTVDSTIAALEQEGFIRDSALASELLRVAVEGKGLGREGIRALLTKRGIERELIKETLSGLTKETEEETA